The Juglans regia cultivar Chandler chromosome 1, Walnut 2.0, whole genome shotgun sequence nucleotide sequence ttatatactaacttataatataatatatatactacattgtatatatctataactatatactacattgtatagtatgatagcataatactttaaatgagaacataaatgtatataataaagaatatttatgtattaaatgtattaaatccatatcacagaatattcacaatattcttacaacaatatttatgcacatattaattcatcaataaacaccataaactcataaactattcacaaaatttacaaacaataatcacaattatttcaagagtaagcataaaatcacaacaacatgtataaacatattgctaaactttaaaaatataacaagtaCTCACAAACGTCAAACCAATTTGgcttaattgtcaataatactatataacatcttaatatataacataaacatttataatataatatattatagatattatttttgaaattaaattgacaaatgttcgaacgtaattattattacgttcgaacgttctgtgtatataaggccaaaaccgaaagTCGAAATGACATTTCCAAAACGTAATTATCAAAAGTCCGTTACGTTGCATGCCGCCACGCCTCCGTCACCGCCGCcttcaactccgccacaaccgtcacaaaaaagtaggcattcatcttttattcaaataacatgtattttattgaaatttggattgagttttgtttaaaatcggataagtggtggccggatattcaactccattttccggTCACCACGGCCagccattggccgaatagtcaccgtggaaatgtttcttgaagtgtatacttcatttctacggtgacatttcggcatttagaaccttgtaaagaaatttttgagatttcaataatggctgagtcgactcaactCTACGtcgtaacgttcaaacgtttcaccaagacgttcgaacgtacgacgtttaaattacagagccgttacgacttctacgttcgaacgtaaccttcttacattcggacgttttattcatcaattttcataaacgtttaatgtatacATCAGggcgtactactttttaaatattattaaacgacatacgttcgaacgtgaatattttactttcgaacgtaaatcacatacggtcggacgtttaattataacgtccgaacgtagtgattttctacgttattcatgcttcgacgttcggatattcgtatttacgttcacacgtaaaacaaatacgtttgaatgtaaaacataaacgtctgaacgtacgtcagccaatatttatttactatttatgttcgaacgtctatgttttacattcgaacgtatatgttttacgttcgaacatcaatttatttacattattttacatgcgaacgtataaactaacgttcgaacgtttatctttaacgttcgaatgtgaaagacatgttcgaacgttaatgcagagcagcttcaaattaatacaaaaaaatgcattaatgtaaataatttgttttccttttctattttcaggatatgactcttccactgcataccaggaaacgagggagggaaggaaccacgtcggacactgcccgtatcggagcttgtactgttatggtagagcgagaggtcctgattaatgagttcgacgaactctgttggcagcagatgaacctgagagatgttttccttggtagaggctggggaaatatttgcacattgagggggaaggtgtacccctcaatggttcaagaattttatatggggatgtgtgacatgcctcatgatgcatcctctcacaccgtgactgtacgcggtgtttccagtGAGGTATCACCAGATGTTATCGGCGAGTACCTtgggattcgtcgaggagttgagacatttgcacactcaaaATCCCGTGaagatgtaggcacttctacatcatctactggccaggcatttgagccagcatcagccagagatgcaggccagtcagaggctgaggatactggtgtcgaggctcgggatgatgaccgagaagaggatttctacatcctcaccgggagagACCGCATGCAGaacgagcggaagaacgccttcaaccagaaccatctgctgcatttcttccgcatgttgcaccttattgttgcaacaaatgtcgatcccgtggctcataaaaccacatttagtcggcttcgagcacaattttttatacgagtggcacgtggagatcctatagatttgccactgcacatctttgagaggatccgttacgaggcaagcatcgtctccacggataatctctcatacggtgtcctaatcaaccgactattacttgcacggggagtgctgacccagccagaggagcgggtcaaagatcagatgagccccctcgacatgaccacgtatcaacgtagcattggacaggcgaggggacgtcagccaccccctgtagaggatctagttcctcagacacagcctgagccaggtcatgtcgggagtagtagtcagcatacgtcGAGCACATCtacaggagatgtgcggcctgcttgggttgatgcggtcatctcacagctgactgcgcatatcgatcataagatcgatcgatcgctcgaggctatatcggcgtctgttgccgaactcacccatcgtgtaactatcctcaacgacaaggttgataccttgactgaggaggtacggagttcgaacttttgcggataacgttatcatctgactgttgtttactacattttattaaatcttgtattttatttttaatatttgtaatgaaaaatattattgaatatttctatcgtttgttaatttcaatttttaatcttctttgatgttatatttttcaactttaatactaaatcactgcatttcaaatatatataaacataaatatatatttatatattacaaattgtgtatatataaatatatacaattcaattttttagacttgttcacaaattatgcacaataaaaaccacataatttttaaattaaagtcatttaatttaaatttacaatgaacgttcgaacgttattacttaacgttcgaacattggcgcaaactttttacgttcgaacgttaattaataacgtgcgaacggttgcgccaaaacattttacgttcaaacgtaaacagacataacgttcgaacatatatgtgacgttcgaacgtatatttcccatacgttggaacgtaaaaaaatctcgttctatctttagtgacggtttccagaaactgtcacagaaaatgccttttaatGACGATCTatggactgtcacaatttctcaaccgtcactaaaaagcaattgtgttgtagtgtatgttatctaatttctaaaatattttttttgtttgcagcTGCCATTCCAATGTATGGAATCACAAATTCAGTTGCAGGGACGGATAATAATGGAAAATCGCTATTTAAATTCAGATTCTGtgttttttcaaattgtaaattattataatgttttgttattataatgaatacgaaaagacaaTTGCATCCATGGTttgttattatattaaatctgttttattagcagatttaaaaatattaataatggaaTATAAACcgacaaaaatcacaaaaatagcCACAAACGGAATGCATAGGAAAATTCAATTGTATTCCTGTGCActgtttttattattgaattaaagttattataattataatggaGGCTTAacaaattattacaaacggagGCTTAACAAAAAGTTAAGGGAATCAAaaaatttctgttaaaacaagaaatttctgttttatagcctctttatatatatattatgcgcATCTGTGCCACAGTCATTTTGGTAAACAAGGAATTTGATCTCTCTCAACAAGTACTGGAATGGGCTCTATTATCAACGACAGGACTCGATTCTTTGCTCTAATGTCCGGTGCTCCATGCCCATCCCCATACTGGTACGTGCATTTGGCAATCCGAGCGAGGTTGATTGCTGTTTCCACCAACGATTCTCCAAACAAACGATTAACTACTCTttctttgttcaattttttccaAGTTGTCTCAGCCATGTTGTTGAGGTGTTTACGAGCATGTTCCTCAGAAAGATTAGTTCCTCGCATGTAACAATGGATTGAATTTGCAGTTTCACCTCTCTCTAACTCTGCCTGCATTAATTGTCaaataaattactaaaattgTTAATTTAGCACAAAACTATATAGACAACATGGGTTGGCATGTCATATTAAATCGGATTTTTCTCGATAATTGAACTCAACACCTGAAAATGAGGATATATGAAGTATGAAGAAATAGTTAGAATTCAGAACTTTTATTCTTgtcatttgttttaaaattttaagttgatAGGAAGacagatttaattattttgattatattttaatttagaaatgagaatgaATAGTACCGCAGCAGTACTCAAATCATTGCTGAGTCGAAAAATGATGGATGGCCACCGCAAGAGGCCATGGTAATTTTCCAAGCCCTCAAGGGCCTCCTTTGTGAAAGTttgattcaatatgaaataGGAATGAACGAGGAAGATCGTCCCAGAAACGGATCGCCAGCCATTGTTAAGATAGTCCTTGAAGTTTGGCATCTCCTTGTCGGAACTCCACTTTGTTTCTTGGAGGAACGCTTTGAACATATCTGCCCACTAAAATACAACATGAAACTACAACTTAATCAgatttaaaaatctttaaaaaaaatagcgaATTGTGTTAAAATCAGTTttgtaaaacaagaaaaaagaaagaaaactcgaaaatatcaaaaaatatagagtaatgctacgtacagtcgtagaatgtacaaatgtcgtgcagtcgctttgaaaaagaatagggtctattattaaaaaattaatttattttcaagtagtcctatatttatttatttttttcaaagtgactgtacagtatttacatatttacgactgcaagtatcatttctcaaaaatatattatattaccgCTTTGGTTAGGTATGGAAGGATGTTTCCTCCTTTCTCCTTAAGAGTGTCGTAAACAATCTCATTAATAGTGTTATAGAGAGCTAAGAAGCATAGCTTCATATAGTCAGGAAGGTCTATCGCGGCTTTGATATCCCATCTGAAAACACAATAttaagattatttaaaaaacatgatttgctataaaaattaatttggtgGTGGCAGATTGAGAAAATGAGGGAGAGAAATTAACCTTTCGACAGCATCTGTAAAAAGCACGAGTTCATCCAAAGTACCATAAACGTCATAGACGTCATCAATGGTGGTGACAAGAGCAGCAACTTTGGTCAGCTGTTTACGAAGATGGCCCAGCTGAGGTTGGAAGCCAATTCCAACCGTCCAAAAGAAGCATTCCACCAGCCTATCTCTGGTGAAGGTCAACTTTTTCGACAGCCCCATATTGTTCCACCacctatattatattttatgtcgCGGTCAGTGGTGATCATGAACTTGGAAGCTTTCTGAAAATCTAAACAAaagtctttgtttttgttttttttataatatggcTTGTATTCTTATATATAAGGGGTAGCtagagttaaaaaattgttttgaatataattCTTTCACGGGATTTGCTTTTTGTCAGTGTGCACACGTACAACATATGTAAAGTGAGGAAAATTTTGACAAAACTTGGAAGCTTTCTGAATATCTTTtagatccatttttttattgtgttttatataAGTGAATAGGAAAATCTAAACAAAAGTTTTtgtctttggttttttttaatatggctAGAGTTAAAAAATTGGTTGTTTTGATTTTCATCATTCCCTCTtcgtatattgatttttgatgTTTTAGTACTTTCTGTAATCCAATTTGTACAAactctttaacattttataattaccTTGACATTTCTTGAAGTTCTCCTTGAAGTACTGACTGGACTATATTAAAATCCAACTTTGCAAGCTCAAGCACAACAGGATTTGCATCTTCCCTCTTGCTGTATGCCTCAATATACCAACGAGCTTCCAGTCTTTGCATTCTATGGTGCAGTGGAACCTCCAATGCATGCTGAATCTGCTCTGCCACGCTTTTACTTGCATGGATTTTGAGGTCCTCGAGACCCGCTCTCGCGAATTCCATGGCCTCATCCAAGAGGTTTTCTCCTTCAAAACCCAGATACGAAGCTTCGTATAGACTCAGCATTCCTTTGACATCCCTTCTAAGGCATTCCTTGAAATTGCTTTTTTCGTCTGTGAAACTGTTAAAGACATCTGCATGTACATGAGTATGAAACATATATGAGACTTCGGATCGTTTTGTTAAGATTATAAAGTTGAtcgaaataaacatatataatccGTAAGAAGCTGATGAtagatattaatttgtttgtacGTACCTTGAGAGACGTCACCGCCACGTTGCCTGAGGAGCCTAAAGCTGAGAGCAGTCGCATGGAGACTCTtcacaattatttcattatatccTTTTGAATTAGATGCCAAGACGACGTTGTCGAGAGCTCTTGTTATCTCCTTCTCAAAGCGGTAACCCAAGCCTAATCGTTGAACCTCATCAATCAGTTCGAGTTTTGCCAGCAAGTCTGAATTTTCATTATTAATGATCATACTCCTCACGTCTTCGTCCAGCTTCTTCACCTTATTTTGTAGTACTTCATGATCCTGGGCGGTTACAATATGAGCTTacaattaatatgaatctcccTAGATGTCTTAAATGTAATCGAATATCACTATGATCATATAATATTCCCTAATTACTCAAGTGTCTTCTGTCTCATCATGAGTTATCCTAGAATTAGGATATAACGAGCGACagttaattaatattctatgaatagtaCCTAATAGTTTTAGATTACTCAGACATGCATATAGATCACGCATGACAAACTTCTATCAGactttaagaaagagaaatcaGGAAGGAAGCTAGGGGGAGGGAGCAGGAGTAAAAGATCAGAAATGCAATAACCAGTACATGATAATCATTCCTTAAGGACTGCACAAAATCGTAACTCCAAGTGCTTGGTTGGTATTTGGCAGATTTTCTATGGACTTCTAAATGGGAAGTAGTCGCTGTACTGGCAAAACATCGGAGTTGCCcatgatgtttttgttttcgGCAGAGAAGAAGAGTTTTTGTTATTGGATATGCAGGCAAGTGTGTCAAGCAGACATGATTGGATGAGGGCACCTGGAGTACTAGAATTAGTGCCATTCCGCTCGTTTAATATATGCTATATGTTTGCAATTAATTGTGATTTCAAAAGTAGTGGACTGGATCTTTATATAGAACTTCAATAACGtagttgaatttttatttatttatttatttattttgagataaacATATTGCATTCATTAATAACGGATATTACAAACTGAACTTGAAATTACAAGCCAATTACAGCATTAATAGCTCTTTAGTACACATTtatgactgacatggtctactCTAAACTGTAAACCTCTACagatataaaaatttgagagacAGCACGACTCTATCCAAGACAGAGTTAACCAAATCCTACACTTTGTCTAAAACGGAATTGAGGACACACTCTACCGATGAAAGTTCAAGtgactgtgtttttttttttttttttctaaaagcaaattaaagacattacagaaattaaaaataaatggaaaaaaaggGATTACATGATTACATCTTGAAAAGATATAGATCCGTATTTTTAactttagagaaaaaaaaatacacaaaaagcGGTTGTGACGGCATGTGAGAGCCACGTGCCACTCTGAAGGTATCAGCAGATAATTTTCTACAAGAAAATGTTTGTACGTATATACCTAGATATTTACGATAAAGAATAACTCTATTCTAATATACCTCTACGTACACGACACATCAttcacatgacataatttgatttaaaaaataaattttaaattttaaattttgtaaatcaaaTTATTATACCATGTGAATGGTACGTAGTATAGCTAGAGCTAGGCCTTaaaatagcattattcttacGATAAAAACTATCcacaataaatttaatattctcgtaataaataattatttttattgtaaatatttaGCGACcactgataattttttttaattaaaaaaataaagatatttgtATACTTTACGTGTCACTGGTACCCATGGTACTACATTTCAGGATCGAGCAGATCGTGTCATCATGACATGAGATTCTCGAAGTTGTTGGCATCATACCATAAATTAAACATTCGACGATGACAGGAGGTACTGTACGAGGAGCGCTCTatggtgggattttttttatttgttcaagtctttttggttttaattttcaATCTTAACAATATAGTTGCCACGTGTAATTAGATGCAATAACatgatcattttaaaaatatttttaaggtacgtaataattaaagagagatggattcattaaaattgaaataaaaaatagcttgtatttaaaaaaaattaaaaaaaaaaaggaaaatttccgTATAACATTGATAGAGACATAGGATCAAATGTGGAACACGACTTAATGGAAGAAGCTAGCAAGCGTACGTTTATAGGACAAATGTGGGACACATATGATAAATGGCTTCAGAATAATGAAGTTGAACAGTATATTTGCAGTCTCCAAAAAGAGACTGTGTAGACCCATTAATGTTCTTATTCGAATACTGTTCGTAGATTAAAAGTGAGTTTgaatctcaaactcatctcaattcatcattataatttttttaaattttaatataaaatataataaataattcaacttttttaaatcttaaaataataataatattaaaaaataatattttaataatattttatcatctcaacttaactcaactcaactcacttcaatatctaaacacatcttAACTCTTCTTTTAAAGAGGAATTTTAGTTACAATTTCTAAAAGATAGTTGTGTGCGCAGATTTAttgataatatgttttattaaatgaaaaaaaatattattataattatttttttaaattaaaaataaaattgttcaaatttagataagcaGAACTGTAGGTAGACTAGCTAACACTTTTCTAAAATGGAAATCACACACACTAACAATGAAAACCATTTAATGGGTACATAGAGAggagttgttttctttttggtaaCTGTCAACCGCTACTCCACTTTCCATTAAAATAGGAGTAAAAATAGGAATTAACTACTTCTCCAATATTCTAGAGATTGGATAAGACGAACTCATACTATTAGAGTCTAAAAGTCATTCACGCACGTGTCATGTCGGACAACGTACGCAACCTGTGGGGATGACGAAGATGAGGAAGGTATGGCCTGAATTGAAAGGTACACTTTATGTATGCATGAAGGCCAAAacgcaattaaaaaaaaagattctcaTTAATTTTCTTGCACTCTTTAGAGCAGATGGCGACATatgtgatgaaaaaaaaatttggattcttaatagtatgcatgtgaatggttCCATAGGCCAAAAGTTAAATAtctatctcatttatttttacaaatatgagaaaagttaaaagtcaaataaaatattttttaatattatttttattttaaattttaaaaaaattaaattttttattttattttatgtaaaaattttaaaaaattataataattatacgagatgagatgataatagttatgaaaacaaatgagatattaagaattaagatgagatttggatagtaagttaatatgagataaattaatatgaaagttgaaaattgaataaaatattattaaaatattattttttaatattattattattttgagatttgaaaaaattgaattgtttattatattttatgtaaaaatttgaaaaaattttaataattagataagatgagttgatatcAAGTCTAAATCTAAACGAGAACCGAAAAACAACTGAAGCAGTtgtgaaaatggaaaatggcCAATGGATTATCAAAAGAAGAGGTTTGCAGTtgtgaaaatggaaaatggcCAATGGATTATTAAAAGAAgaggttttttctttcttcttttcaaggTGCTTTTGTGTTAAAACGAATTGGATCTTTGAAAGCCTCAAATCCTGACGCAACATTCAACGCCCGTGCCTTACAATTGCAGCCTGTTTAGAGCTTGAGTATCACTCGCTCGTCCTTGGTTTTCTAGGCCttggtttggaattttttttttttagtgactGCACTGCATTTTTACGCATTCATGATTATAACTATTatgtctcatatatatatatatataattcaaaggCCACAaacaaccaaccaaccaacagAAAAATATGTGAGCTGAATAGATCCAAAACTTATGTGACGATTACTATAAAGTACATAGTACTGGAAACTTCACTGTTTCGACGAGAGTGGCGTTCATTGTTGCGGATTtcatattcatttcatattGTATGTTTTTCTTGTGATCGATATCTGTGTGTGTTATAATGAACAAAACACAGATTTTTCAataccacaaaaaataaaaaaaataagaggaagGAGATCATCAGCATATGACAatgaatgagatgaaaagtAGGAAATGTTTTCAGCACGTATGCGAATGGTCCCACATGCAGAAAATTCATTTGGAGAAAAAGGCTAATTATTTTTTGCCATAAAACTTTAGGGTGAGAGTGGCTAAATAATGGTGTATATCAGCTGTACCTTGTGGATCTTAACATTCAAGTCAGATATTGCTCGGCCGCAAAATTAAGATGGATCTTTTTCAGGGGACATATTGGGTGAAGTTGATACGCGGTATTCTTTCCCCCTTCTGTTTTGTCATTTGGTATTTCATTATTTTGGAAGTTAGCTTCTTTGCAGTTAGAATAGGTTTTTTACCATGAAAGTTCTTTTCCTATATGTTCTCTTATATTGCTCTGTGCTGTCTCTcaaaaggggtgagttatcaacaacttagtaagcagagaacatatactagtatgtaaacatgagccttttcagaaagttcagcatgcagaatcaaaacattttatttatttttatatgcagatctcagaaacacgttatcagaaaatcagagcgacttttcaatcttcttATACTAAAAAATCAactgttcatatttaaagacacttttcatattcaaaaaccattttcatattcaaaaacgctttgacataacataactaaacatgttcatcttatcatatcgtatcgtatcgtataatgtcatatcatatcgtatcgtataatgtcacatcatataccatgtttaacccccgtggaagggttgtgctatcctcgGTGGCCAAACTAGatagtatcatattgtgaaactttccattttttaatctcggagccccaagtgtACAACAAGAAAGAATAcgtaaaagaccactttgttttcaaagtgggtgcacttatatcatatcatatcatatcatgttggtaccaaccatattacgtgaaccagtatcatcatatcagaaccatattcagaattagaatcaaaacagataagtatgccaaaggttttcatatccatattatatcaaaccacgtgctgaacacatttatatcattttcaGATGATCAATAACagatccaaaatatttcatatcacatgtataaaaatctcaattttcatattctctcttatgcacatttcagaaacatgtcaaatatagctcatgtctacacttttcatgtcaaaaatatttatttaatctttcatacatatttcatgagtgaatgcaaaatataaactgaggttttttttaccttttctttttaaaacaacatgcacattttttttttacaaaccaacctcagttcatttctttttatgcaaatctagcataggaaccccgcttacctggacttcttagctttttgaaaatttcctcaacaataacaaacaaaaattaatcgtcacctataagataatcacataaattttcataaatttacaatcaatcttgtatttcgatattccaacctaaaacttttaaaataatctatttttaatttcccaaacccaaaattctcattattcttaaaataccaacatcactttctaaactcatcaatatccaacataataactccgactaaaacgTTAAATTCTAACATATTTACGAtcgagatcttactataatttcttaaactaaaataacataactatatcgaaatcattataaatagataatcatacatttgtttaaataataaaaaaaataattttcttttaaaatgattaaaattagattttgcACTTATTGATcattccaaaaatttattagtatttatttaataattattccGATAAAATATCAGTCTCTTAAAAATACCAACTTAATGAAATAAACCCAAATGCGCCTAagtctaaataaataaaaaatcacatgcgGCCCTcatttcaaacacaaaatacactATCAGTTGATGTATTCAAACAAAAAGAGGGCAAAAGGGTAATATTACCCTTCAGCCACCAGGTTACCCATGACACagttttcttttcaagaaaCTACCAACTACAATAAAGTATTGTAGAATTGtctgtaaatattatatatgtttgattCGTATTATTTACTCCCACGTCCATTGCTTGCGATTCGTTTGTACAGAGTTTCTTGCTGTGTTTGAGCTGTGAATGAACTTAATTAGTAGTAGGTTGCACAAGCTCACTCATTAATCTCGTGAGCAATGTTGAGCAAGCTGCTTGAGCTGGTACTTAATAGTGACTAGTTTACATGTTTaagagttacaaaaaaaaaagcttacaTTTTT carries:
- the LOC108979116 gene encoding tricyclene synthase EBOS, chloroplastic-like; this encodes MLSLYEASYLGFEGENLLDEAMEFARAGLEDLKIHASKSVAEQIQHALEVPLHHRMQRLEARWYIEAYSKREDANPVVLELAKLDFNIVQSVLQGELQEMSRWWNNMGLSKKLTFTRDRLVECFFWTVGIGFQPQLGHLRKQLTKVAALVTTIDDVYDVYGTLDELVLFTDAVERWDIKAAIDLPDYMKLCFLALYNTINEIVYDTLKEKGGNILPYLTKAWADMFKAFLQETKWSSDKEMPNFKDYLNNGWRSVSGTIFLVHSYFILNQTFTKEALEGLENYHGLLRWPSIIFRLSNDLSTAAAELERGETANSIHCYMRGTNLSEEHARKHLNNMAETTWKKLNKERVVNRLFGESLVETAINLARIAKCTYQYGDGHGAPDIRAKNRVLSLIIEPIPVLVERDQIPCLPK